The following is a genomic window from Dama dama isolate Ldn47 chromosome 4, ASM3311817v1, whole genome shotgun sequence.
TAGAATCCTTACATGGGAGAAGCCACCATGATCAGAATTTCTAGTGTCCTAGATGCAGGGAAAGTGGCTGGTACAGGGAGCAGTAAGTTATGGCAGCTTACAGCACCTGGCTTGTCCTTGCCTGAGACCTTTCCCAGAACCACAAGGAAGCCAGCTGTGCCCCTTCTCTGCAGGCCCCCTGGTCAGAGCTCCACCCTCATCCGGCTCCCAGGTCATGGTCCCCTCCTGACCCTTTCATCCCTCATGTAGGGACACTATTATTAACATCTACACCACAGTTCTGTAAGTGTCCTTAAGTCTCCACATGTGGTCGTGTCCCCATCTTCCTGGGAGCTTCCCAAGTAAGTGTCATGTTTCCCTGGGCCCACCTCTCTGGCTCCATCCACCACCCCAGCTCTGGTCAGATTCACCAAGTAGACATGCCTGCAGGAGCAGAGGTTAGACAGGGGGCAGCATCCCCCGTCACCAAGTGGCAAGGGGCTAGGGTAAACACAGTAGGCAGGGCACCTTCTCTGCAGATTAGAGGGCACGTGTCAGCAGTACCGCCTGGTGGGGCTGGAAGGTGGGCAACGCAAAACGGGGGGCCTGGAATGACAACCCCATTGACGCCAGCTACCCTGGGGCTGGCATCTTTCAGGAAGACCTTGGAGTGAGTGTCCTCAGCTGGGACCACCAGCGACCCCATCTCTGCCTGCAATAAATGAGTAGAACATACCCCGCTGGACCCGGAGCTGCCGCTGCTGCCTCCACCGCTGCCTCCACCGTGACTGCTGCTGCCGCCATTGCTGCCGCCACCATGACTGCCGCCGCCATTGCTGCCGCCACCATGACTGCCGCCGCCATTGCTGCCGCCACCGTGACTGCTGCCGCCATTGCTGCCGCCACCATGACTGCCGCCGCCATTGCTGCCGCCACTGCTGCTGCTTCCctgaggggcaggaagagaccagcttcagtcacttcagtcctgtccggctctgtgtgaccccatggactgtagcctgccaggctcctctgtccatgggattctccaggcaagaagactggagtgagtagccattcccttctccaggggatcttccccacccagggatccaacccccatctccctcattgcaggcagattctttaccgtctgagccaagaGACCAGAGTGAGGTCTAAAGATGAGAACACCAAGAGAGAAggctttcctccctctctctcctccctcaggAGTATTTCCCACCCAGTTTGAGAGGAGTAGAgtttctctgtctcctccccaTGCAGAAATGCTTCAGGTTGCCCCATCCTCTTACCTCAGAGTTGCTAGAGCTTCCACCTGAGCCAGGGGGGTTGGTGCACTGTGGAGGGAAGGGGACGGGTGGGTTTCCAGTTGAAGCTGTTCCCCCAGGCCGGGCTCTCCGGCATCCTTGGCTTGGCTTCCTGTCCTGGTGCATCTCCTCCCCGCAAGCCCAGCTCACTCTTCTGAGCCTCATCCCCACGCCCATCTCTCCCCAACCAGTCTGCCTCTTCCTTCCACCCCTCCCCTGCCCGTCTTTCTCTCTGCTGTGTCTCTCCCAGTTTCTATCACATGCATCCAGACACCTCTGCCTCTCCAGGCTTTTCCTCTTACTTCTGTATTTCTGTTGCTGCTGCCTCTCACTGAACCAGGTTGGGTTGCAGCTCCCTGCAGGAAGGGTGAGATGAGCTTGGGATCAGGAAGGACATGGGGGAGGCACCAAGAGTGTGGGcttgaggggagggagggggcaagcATCAGGGTTGATGGTTACTTTACCTGAGGGTTGGCCCCCAGGTTGAATGGCCCTCTGTGGCCTCCCTGGCCCCAGGAGCCTCCCTGAGCATTGGCTCCAAAGCGGCCACCTGAGCCTCCAGAGAACACGTGGTCCCGGGTGTCCCCTGGGCCTCCAGGGCCTCCCTGAGAGCCAGGGATGCCATGGCCTCTGGAGGGAGGCTGCCCATGGGTACCCTGCAAGAACGACATGGCTGCGCTGAGTGTGTGTGACCTCCTcactctggggtgggggagggtgggcagagCCGCTCAGAGAGAGAGGAACCAGAGCAGGACACGGGGGGAGGCAGGTGGAGAAAGACccagggcagtgggggagggaggcctGACGTGGAAGGCTCGCCACTGATGAGGAGGCATCCCTCCTTTCAACTGCTTCCCGGGATCCTCAGCCCAGCTGCCCATAGCCTCCCATTTCCGCAGCGGCCTTCCAGCCACTCACCCAAGCTCCATTGCTGCCGGGAGTCCCCTGCCAGGAGCTGTGGGCAGGGTCCACTCCATGTCCGATGATATTCTCAGCCTGTCTGCCAGCCTCGCTCCCAGTGTTTTCAAGAGCGTGGCTCGCTTCCTTAAGCTTGTGGGCAAGAGCATCCCCCAAGTGGGGGTCCCTGGCCTCCCTGATTCCCAAGCCTGCTTTCTCTCCAGTCCCTCGTTCAATGGCCTCCTCGACTCCGTGGATGACGGCTTCTCCCACCACGTGTCCAagggcctcccccaccccatgtccAATGGATTCCCCAACTTCtcttccagcatcctcctctccacccTGCAGCGGGCTAGCCTCCCCGCTGCCCAGGAGCAGGAACAGCAGGAGGCAGGCCAGAGACCCCTTTAGCTTCATCTCTGCCTCACTTGCTGTCTCCTGAGTGTCTTCTTtccacccaggttccctttcgagCCCTGTCGCTTCCCCGGCGTCTGCcggccctcctcccttctctccttccttctggcTTCTTGTTCGCCCTCCCTCTGGGTCTGCAGcctgctctctccctccccagaTGCCCTTGTCTTCCCAAAGTCCTCCTCCACGCCGCTACTCCTTATAGTGTAGCTGCAAGAAGGTGGCAGGGCTGGGCAGTTCAGGGTCCCTCCCCACAGTGACTCAGATCCAACCACCCGATAGGGTAATGAACTATAATTGTG
Proteins encoded in this region:
- the DMKN gene encoding dermokine translates to MKLKGSLACLLLFLLLGSGEASPLQGGEEDAGREVGESIGHGVGEALGHVVGEAVIHGVEEAIERGTGEKAGLGIREARDPHLGDALAHKLKEASHALENTGSEAGRQAENIIGHGVDPAHSSWQGTPGSNGAWGGPGGPGDTRDHVFSGGSGGRFGANAQGGSWGQGGHRGPFNLGANPQGSSSSGGSNGGGSHGGGSNGGSSHGGGSNGGGSHGGGSNGGGSHGGGSNGGSSSHGGGSGGGSSGSSGSSGGYNPNSSSGSGVGSSGRNKPECDNPNVSGGSGGQGQGSGGEGEAVSGINTLNSQTSSEPFNFDTFWKNFKSKLGFINWDALNKGQAPPPSTRALLYFRRLWEDFKHNTPFLNWKVITEGEDVPSLQKRAGGAGQPGTGWQDAVAVTAKNYNYNQQGPPTALGGQYPAKTPAKGGVTVSSSASRMHPGLLQWVKFW